The genomic window TTTATTGAACGACTGTCTCGTTATTACGCTCCCAAACATTTTCATCATAGACCTTTGGTTCAGCAATCATAACATAAAAATTCAGTCCATTCTGATACTTCTTCTCTATTTAAGTCACCTGAAAACACATTTTCTAGCTGTTACGGTTCAACCTATATTTTTTCATAGTTTCCTTTAGTTCATTTTCTGACCAATCAACGTTTCTTTTTAGAAGGCTTGTGTGCAAGTCGGTGTGGACTTTTATTTCGTTTCAGTCTCTCGTCAATATCGTCTTCTAATTCAACACTAATTCAAAAAGTTAATCTATTTTAACATATATATATTATAACTTTTCCCTTACTTACATTTCATTTTATATTATAAAGAGTACCTCCCAGAACAGAAGGTACTCTATACACACAAATCCTCTCACTTAATTTTTTACACTCAATATGTGTTTGGCCAGAAGTATACTGAACCGCGTAATTATTGTACTCATACCCAGTGGTCTTGTGAGGGGCAGAGGTCGCAGATCTAAACAATTTCGAAAAATCTATGAAGTTGATAGTATGAAAAGCTTATTGAGAAGGTTTAATTACCCGTTGCAAACAAAATTGCCTCCTGCTCTATAACGCTAGGTTGAACACCTTGTTATTCTTTCCCACTAAACTCTAAAACATTTAAACCCTCGGATGCTTCTGGTGCTTCAAAAAATTTTGTAACATGAATAAACACCGCTTCCGTGTCAAAAGCCGCTCTTTCAGGTTGTTCGTTACGCCTTTGGGCAATTTGACGTAAGCATTGCTCGTTGTTCAGATTAAGGAAAATTAATTGATGGTTTGCATTGACCTCTGACGCCATATCCAAAAACCACTTTCGCAGTTTTTGAGTGTTAGCTGGAAAATCCATCACTACATCTGTACCGACACTTAATATGTTTTGGACATGCTTTTTCACCAACGGCTTGAGCTGCGCTGAGAATTTTAGATAGTCGTCAAATGAAGCGATTTGATTGGGATAAAGACATGAAAGCCATTCATCCTCAGACAACAGTACCGCATGTTTATCTATCGCCAATTGTTTTGATTTAGTTGATTTTCCTGCCCCCATTTTTCCACAGAAAAAGTATAGTGTCCCCAATTGTTTCATATTTTTCCCCCATTCTTATTTTAGTGGTTAAAATTATATAAGTGTAACACTAGTAGTGTTACACGGTGGGGCAACTCGAAATTCCCGCTACAAACTCTGAGCCTCCGACGCCACTAATACGGTATATCATGTCATTTTCTTCTGCTACAATACCAATTGACTCTGCTTAGTCTGTTGATATAACTGTACTTCCCGACCCTGTATCCACTAACACACGTTGTAAAGTAGCAACTGTCCTGAAAATATTACTTCCATATCCGTAAGCAATAAACCGTCTTCAATTATTAATTTTTTCACTATCTCCTGATACCTACCCATTTTTTCTCAATGATGTTAGGCTCCTTACGGCTAGTATGAAGAACGTATAATTCCCTTCCAGGTTCTTCTTGATGAATTTTTTGATATGCTTTCATAGCATCTGAAGAATTAGAAAACTTTTTCAAAGGAGCAATCTCATCTAAAATACGTTCACTTTTCTCATTTGTATGTGCTCGAACAGCTTCAATTAAAACCCATTGCTCTGGAAAATCTTCACACACATCAATCCACTTCATTTAAGGCCCCTCCGACATATTTACTTACATTTTATCATGATTAAGATAAATTGGAATAACGCTCAATATATAGTAATTTTGTTATTAGAGATAAGCTCCCTGTTTTTTTAGTGAGCAACTGTAAATTCTAAATCAGTAATCAATAAATTAAATTAGCTAAATTTTGAGCCGAGTGAGATTCTATAACACTAAAATACGACTCATTTTCATCATAAGTAATAATCGTTGCTGTTAGATCTTCGTTAAACCATATCCTATACTCATTTATCTTAAACTCATCTGTACCTTCTTGTGTTGCTTCCTCACTATTATAAAATAACGTAAGCATAGCATCTTCTTTTCTATCTATTTTAAAATTCTTATCCGTTTTCCATTCTATTTCACTAAATATGTTCTTTACGTTCTCTATTGTTTGTTTATCTTGAACCGTTTCACCCTTATTAAGGGTTCCGTCAGATTTCATGGATTGTACAATAACTTTTTCAATTTGCTCTAATTTAGAATACTTTTGAGATACTTCACTAGAACAACCAAATAGTAAAGAGAAAATAAACAAACAGCAAAAATAGAGTAGTTTCTTATTTGCCATAAACTTCTCCTCCTTTACCTATTAACTTTAATTTTTTTCAACCGTCTAATTATTTTACCATAAAGTTACATTTCTTCATTAAATATTACTCCTTACATAATGAAAAGGCGTTCTTCTCTTTGCAGAAAAGCCTCCTTTACTTCAATAACGATACTTATTAATCTTTTTCAGATTTTCCAGAAGTTATGTCCTCAAATGGAGAACATTTAATATTTAAGTTAATAATTGCAGATAGTAACCTCTAAGAATATTCCCAAAAAAATTCGAGGAAGTGGTAATGATCAAACTTTTAACCAACATTATTTTTTGTATTGTTTTAACCTTTTTAATATTTAATGAAGCTAAAGCTAACTACACAAGCGTAGAATTCCAAAAATCGCTATTTGACATTGGATTCAAGGAAGTTAACGTTGCTATACAAGAAAGCAAAGAGCACTTTAAAAAGGATATTGCTCTGCCTA from Bacillus sp. HMF5848 includes these protein-coding regions:
- a CDS encoding ATP-binding protein produces the protein MKQLGTLYFFCGKMGAGKSTKSKQLAIDKHAVLLSEDEWLSCLYPNQIASFDDYLKFSAQLKPLVKKHVQNILSVGTDVVMDFPANTQKLRKWFLDMASEVNANHQLIFLNLNNEQCLRQIAQRRNEQPERAAFDTEAVFIHVTKFFEAPEASEGLNVLEFSGKE